A genomic window from Oceanobacillus timonensis includes:
- a CDS encoding Gfo/Idh/MocA family protein, which yields MKLGTIGSGKIVQEMLRAIEPIEDVTPVAAYSRKQETADELAGEFQIPKTYTSLESFFADEEMDTVYIASPNKLHTKQALQAIENKKHVICEKPFTPTAKEARELKEAAKQNHVFVFEAIPTLFLPNFLELSEHIEQLGDIRLIQSNYSQYSSRYDQLKAGEVTNMFDPAFAGGALADINVYNLHFVMRLFGKPSEVIYKANLFDNGVDTSGIALLSYPGFQASCVGAKDTTGENFVSIQGEKGYMYIKPGANGAKSVKITIDGKTKDISVKQDRARLSYEFIHFNRMINKKDEKTFEELINHTIAVAEVLEEARSQAGM from the coding sequence ATGAAATTAGGCACCATTGGATCTGGTAAAATTGTTCAGGAGATGTTACGGGCGATTGAGCCGATTGAGGATGTAACACCGGTTGCTGCATATTCCAGAAAGCAAGAGACAGCGGATGAATTGGCTGGAGAATTTCAAATTCCGAAAACCTATACATCGTTGGAATCCTTTTTTGCCGATGAGGAGATGGACACGGTATATATTGCTTCGCCCAATAAACTGCATACGAAGCAGGCTTTGCAAGCGATAGAAAATAAAAAGCATGTTATTTGTGAAAAGCCTTTTACCCCGACTGCAAAAGAGGCGAGGGAGCTGAAGGAAGCAGCGAAACAGAATCATGTATTTGTTTTTGAAGCCATACCGACATTATTTTTACCTAACTTTTTAGAATTGTCTGAACATATTGAACAGCTAGGAGACATCCGGTTAATTCAATCTAATTACAGTCAATATTCCAGCCGCTATGATCAATTAAAAGCTGGTGAAGTAACCAATATGTTTGATCCTGCATTTGCAGGCGGCGCATTAGCTGATATTAATGTCTATAATCTGCATTTTGTTATGCGTCTGTTTGGAAAGCCTTCAGAGGTTATTTATAAAGCGAACTTATTTGATAATGGTGTGGATACTTCCGGTATTGCTTTGCTCTCTTACCCCGGTTTTCAAGCAAGTTGTGTCGGAGCGAAAGATACAACCGGTGAAAACTTTGTCTCCATCCAAGGAGAAAAAGGATATATGTATATTAAGCCCGGTGCCAATGGTGCCAAAAGTGTGAAAATCACCATTGACGGCAAAACGAAAGATATTTCCGTGAAACAGGATCGTGCGCGGCTTTCTTATGAGTTTATTCACTTTAACCGGATGATCAACAAGAAGGACGAAAAAACATTTGAGGAATTAATCAATCATACAATTGCCGTTGCTGAAGTGTTAGAGGAGGCACGGAGCCAGGCAGGGATGTAA
- the hxlA gene encoding 3-hexulose-6-phosphate synthase codes for MRLQLALDRLPKDTCIQLAEDTREYVDIIEIGTGVIKAYGMSIVREMRRLFPDKTILADMKTCDAAKHEVRQALEAGADITTVMGFSADASIKDALQEAEKLGGQIMIDLLGIQSKHRVEQLASLGVNLVSLHVGKDQQKEGAFHKDLFQLTEGTGLAVAVAGGINEDSIAGIVENHPAIIIVGSTITGQENPQKIAATLKSYMMH; via the coding sequence TTGAGATTGCAATTAGCGTTGGATCGGTTACCAAAGGATACATGTATCCAATTGGCAGAGGATACGAGGGAATATGTCGATATCATTGAAATCGGTACAGGAGTCATCAAAGCGTACGGTATGTCTATTGTCAGGGAGATGCGCAGGCTTTTTCCGGATAAAACAATTCTGGCAGATATGAAAACCTGTGATGCCGCCAAGCATGAAGTCAGGCAGGCTCTGGAAGCGGGCGCTGATATAACAACGGTGATGGGATTTTCAGCAGATGCTTCCATTAAAGATGCCTTACAGGAAGCGGAGAAATTGGGTGGACAAATTATGATTGATTTACTGGGAATCCAATCTAAACATCGTGTAGAACAATTGGCTTCTTTAGGCGTAAATCTGGTAAGCCTTCATGTGGGGAAAGACCAGCAAAAGGAAGGGGCTTTTCATAAAGATTTATTCCAGTTAACAGAGGGGACCGGCTTGGCAGTCGCTGTTGCAGGAGGAATTAATGAGGATTCCATTGCCGGCATTGTAGAAAACCATCCTGCCATTATTATTGTAGGGAGTACAATAACCGGTCAGGAAAATCCACAAAAAATAGCAGCGACATTAAAATCTTATATGATGCATTAA
- a CDS encoding TRAP transporter small permease → MKKAIQALEKAQITIGIIFLCIFFFVIVLQIVTRQLGISIIWTEEAANYSFIWAVFMGAAVMVNRREHFNFDFLQQKLQGKKRIFLSLVNDSVLIIFNVCIFLLGLQVVNEFWNYTWSTLPEMKMGYVWIAIPIMAGTMLVYTLSHMVQHVQKLNAKEVHE, encoded by the coding sequence ATGAAAAAAGCGATACAGGCGCTGGAGAAGGCACAAATTACGATCGGAATTATTTTTCTATGTATATTCTTTTTCGTTATCGTTTTACAAATTGTCACGCGACAATTGGGAATATCGATTATTTGGACGGAAGAAGCAGCCAATTACTCCTTTATATGGGCTGTGTTTATGGGGGCTGCAGTTATGGTCAATCGCCGGGAACATTTTAACTTTGATTTCTTGCAGCAAAAACTACAAGGGAAGAAAAGAATTTTTCTAAGTCTAGTTAATGACAGTGTTTTAATTATCTTTAATGTATGTATCTTTTTATTAGGTTTGCAGGTTGTCAATGAATTTTGGAATTATACATGGTCAACGCTTCCGGAAATGAAAATGGGATATGTCTGGATTGCAATACCAATTATGGCAGGTACAATGCTGGTTTATACACTTTCTCATATGGTTCAGCATGTACAGAAGTTAAATGCAAAGGAGGTTCATGAATAA
- the rpiA gene encoding ribose 5-phosphate isomerase A translates to MELSDKQIAAEKAAERVKDGMILGIGSGSTVNYMLQKLAERIEAEGIQIKGIPSSKKTEKLANELGIPLTTFAENSHIDLAIDGADEIDEHLHLSKGGGGSLVREKMVDSHADYFIVIAGADKLVKRLGAFPLPVEVIPFGWEVTEKKLQKLGCHTALRYQEGKPFVSDNGNYIIDCQFESIEEPESLHKEMKALLGVVETGIFINMVNEVIISENGKIKRL, encoded by the coding sequence ATGGAACTATCTGATAAACAGATTGCGGCAGAAAAAGCCGCTGAACGGGTGAAAGATGGTATGATACTTGGAATCGGCTCCGGTTCAACGGTTAATTATATGTTACAAAAACTTGCTGAGCGAATAGAAGCAGAAGGGATCCAGATCAAAGGAATTCCTTCTTCTAAAAAAACTGAGAAACTAGCCAATGAACTTGGCATTCCGCTGACCACCTTTGCTGAGAATAGTCATATAGATCTTGCCATTGATGGTGCCGATGAAATCGATGAACATCTTCATCTCTCTAAAGGAGGCGGAGGTTCGTTGGTTCGGGAAAAGATGGTTGATAGTCATGCAGACTATTTTATTGTGATTGCAGGGGCAGACAAACTGGTAAAAAGATTAGGAGCTTTTCCTTTGCCTGTAGAAGTGATTCCTTTTGGTTGGGAAGTAACGGAAAAGAAGCTTCAGAAATTAGGATGTCATACTGCCTTGCGATATCAGGAAGGAAAGCCGTTTGTATCGGATAATGGCAATTACATTATTGATTGCCAATTTGAAAGCATAGAAGAGCCAGAAAGCTTGCATAAGGAAATGAAAGCACTGCTTGGTGTAGTAGAAACAGGTATATTTATCAATATGGTGAATGAAGTAATTATTTCGGAAAATGGAAAAATAAAAAGGTTATGA
- a CDS encoding TRAP transporter substrate-binding protein → MKMNKCVFIFSMVAALFLFLAACGNDELEEEEDGTLKIIAAHNQTSPDNPYQAGLLKFKEVVEKESDGAIEVEVHAGTIGTEEDELVEKLQLGAADVVVVSPGFMTQTGIREVDLFSAPYLFNDYEHWLRTVDGEVGEEMAQIINEKSDNSFKLLGYWSAGTRHYYGKKPVETTEDMRGLSFRTQTSGVVSDFWTEIGAIPSGISWGELYQGLQQDVVDSSENAYPFFVQQSHHTTPNGKYISETAHDYTTRFLLINGERFDNLDENQQQIVLDAAEASVETEREVTLEQDEDYKQQAIDEGAEVNEVNREPFIEKAQPILDDFAEEIEVEEMLEKIRALAEE, encoded by the coding sequence ATGAAAATGAATAAATGCGTTTTCATTTTCAGTATGGTTGCAGCATTGTTCCTTTTCTTGGCCGCTTGTGGGAACGATGAACTTGAGGAGGAAGAAGACGGGACGCTAAAAATTATTGCAGCACATAACCAGACATCACCTGATAATCCTTACCAAGCTGGACTTTTAAAATTTAAAGAAGTTGTGGAAAAAGAATCGGATGGTGCTATCGAAGTTGAAGTTCATGCCGGAACAATTGGTACAGAAGAAGATGAACTGGTTGAAAAACTCCAATTGGGAGCAGCAGATGTTGTCGTTGTTTCACCTGGATTTATGACACAGACCGGAATACGTGAAGTTGACTTATTCTCCGCACCGTATTTATTCAATGATTATGAGCATTGGCTCCGTACTGTAGACGGAGAAGTAGGAGAGGAAATGGCACAAATTATCAATGAAAAATCAGATAACTCTTTTAAATTGTTAGGTTACTGGTCAGCAGGAACCAGACATTATTATGGCAAAAAACCAGTTGAAACAACGGAGGACATGAGAGGATTGTCATTCCGAACACAGACATCAGGTGTTGTATCAGATTTTTGGACAGAAATTGGCGCTATTCCTTCAGGTATTTCGTGGGGAGAGTTATATCAAGGTTTACAGCAGGACGTTGTCGACTCATCTGAAAACGCATACCCATTTTTTGTACAGCAATCTCATCATACAACCCCAAATGGAAAGTATATCAGCGAGACTGCTCATGATTATACAACGCGTTTTCTTCTAATAAACGGGGAGCGATTTGATAATTTAGATGAAAACCAGCAACAAATAGTGCTGGATGCGGCAGAGGCATCTGTTGAGACAGAACGTGAAGTAACCTTAGAACAAGACGAAGACTATAAACAGCAAGCTATCGATGAAGGAGCAGAAGTTAATGAAGTAAATCGTGAGCCTTTTATTGAAAAAGCACAGCCAATTTTAGATGACTTTGCTGAGGAAATTGAAGTCGAAGAAATGCTTGAGAAAATCCGCGCTCTAGCAGAAGAGTAA
- a CDS encoding sugar kinase codes for MKDVITLGEAMIVFNPEATGPMKFVNGFKKHIGGAELNVAVGCSRLGLQTGYISSLGNDEFGKTILTFARGEGVDVQEVNLVDGYPTSLNFKEIMEDGSVRVFFYRDKSPTLTMKSERLNEAYIKNARVLHLTGIFPAIGGDNLEVMMEAIRLAKKHDVKIAFDPNIRLKMWTKEEARKVLLDILPHVDILLTGEDEMDIIIGEHDPEAIIEKTREFDIPTVIIKRGEQGSVGYDQGKTVQADPVQASKVVDTVGAGDGFDAGFLYGYLNNWDLERSLHFANTIGSMVVGVAGDNEGLPYYEDVQERLGEVERIDR; via the coding sequence ATGAAAGATGTTATTACACTAGGAGAGGCCATGATTGTTTTTAATCCAGAAGCAACAGGGCCGATGAAATTTGTAAATGGATTTAAAAAGCATATTGGAGGTGCTGAGCTGAATGTAGCTGTTGGCTGTTCACGGCTTGGACTTCAAACGGGGTACATCAGCAGCTTGGGGAATGATGAATTTGGGAAAACGATTCTTACCTTTGCAAGGGGAGAAGGCGTTGATGTACAGGAAGTGAATCTGGTTGACGGTTATCCGACGTCATTAAATTTTAAAGAAATAATGGAAGATGGCAGTGTCAGAGTCTTTTTTTACCGTGATAAGTCACCTACCTTAACGATGAAATCGGAAAGATTAAATGAAGCCTATATTAAAAATGCACGGGTACTGCATTTAACCGGTATCTTCCCGGCTATTGGCGGAGATAACCTGGAAGTGATGATGGAAGCAATCCGTCTCGCAAAAAAACATGATGTAAAAATTGCTTTTGATCCCAATATTCGTCTGAAGATGTGGACAAAAGAAGAAGCACGAAAGGTATTATTAGATATTCTTCCACATGTGGATATTTTGCTCACAGGAGAAGATGAAATGGATATCATTATCGGCGAGCATGATCCGGAAGCAATTATTGAGAAAACCAGAGAATTTGATATTCCAACTGTCATTATTAAGCGTGGTGAACAAGGTTCTGTGGGATATGATCAAGGAAAAACGGTCCAAGCAGACCCTGTTCAAGCTTCCAAAGTGGTGGATACGGTTGGAGCTGGCGACGGATTTGATGCCGGTTTTCTTTACGGTTATCTGAACAATTGGGATTTAGAACGCAGTCTGCATTTTGCAAATACGATCGGTTCGATGGTTGTTGGTGTGGCAGGCGATAACGAAGGGCTGCCCTATTATGAAGATGTGCAAGAAAGATTAGGAGAAGTAGAACGGATTGATCGGTAA
- a CDS encoding Hsp20/alpha crystallin family protein, translating into MDSGKKDPHSDKKKVFPENWNIDFTPLQEFVDRMDNLFSRSFKSFQGQVLHDFPAEIIEKDKHILVKAEVPGYSRKDIQIEVIGNQIKITLHKDESISLQTDKETVHKKSTQRKERIVTLSFNIPKNSITATLENGILMINIPKQSISSHIVDIND; encoded by the coding sequence ATGGATTCTGGTAAGAAAGACCCCCATTCTGATAAAAAAAAGGTGTTTCCTGAAAATTGGAATATTGATTTTACCCCCCTTCAAGAGTTTGTTGATCGGATGGATAATTTATTTTCCCGTTCTTTTAAGTCTTTCCAAGGGCAAGTGCTTCATGACTTCCCTGCCGAAATCATAGAAAAAGATAAACATATTCTTGTAAAAGCAGAAGTCCCCGGATATAGCCGTAAAGATATTCAAATTGAAGTAATAGGAAATCAAATAAAAATAACATTGCATAAAGACGAATCCATATCATTACAGACAGATAAAGAAACCGTGCATAAAAAATCCACCCAGCGCAAAGAACGCATTGTCACACTCTCTTTTAATATACCAAAAAACAGCATAACAGCAACCCTTGAAAATGGAATTTTAATGATAAATATCCCAAAACAGTCCATATCATCCCATATTGTAGATATTAATGACTAG
- a CDS encoding TRAP transporter large permease → MGFLLLGVFLVLMFIGVPIAFVIGIVALIGILIIPYTPEATVAMTMVNGLDSFVLIAVPLFILAANLMNSGKISEKLIDFALAIVGPVRGGLAHANVLVSMMFAGVSGASQADTAGVGKILIPSMERKGYDKETSVGVTAASSTVGVIIPPSIPMIIFAGLTNASVGALFLGGIIPGILIGLGMMILIYVIAVKRNYPRDKRVEMKKLFTLFLDAFPALLTPVIIIGGIISGFFTATEAAAVASIYTAIVCMFYYKTLKIKDFPKILFDTLALSSLSLFALAAASALGELMSYYQLGATAQAFFENNIGSQWLFILIIIAFFLFIGTFMDAIPAMILFVPIILPTALEFGMDPVHLGLIIIMTLAIGLITPPYGLCLLLAAKIGNMSIERSFVAVVPYIAIVLVVLLFVAFFPDMALYIPKLISPSLF, encoded by the coding sequence ATGGGATTTTTGCTGTTAGGTGTATTCTTAGTCTTGATGTTTATCGGCGTACCGATTGCATTTGTCATAGGAATAGTTGCTTTAATTGGTATCTTGATTATTCCTTATACTCCGGAAGCAACTGTCGCTATGACCATGGTAAATGGTCTGGATTCATTCGTATTGATAGCTGTTCCATTGTTTATTCTGGCAGCTAATCTGATGAATTCAGGAAAGATTTCTGAAAAGCTAATTGATTTTGCTTTGGCCATTGTTGGGCCTGTTCGCGGCGGGTTAGCACATGCAAACGTGTTGGTGTCGATGATGTTTGCTGGTGTATCCGGAGCATCGCAGGCAGATACAGCAGGCGTAGGGAAAATTCTTATTCCCAGTATGGAGCGTAAAGGATATGATAAAGAAACGTCTGTAGGGGTTACAGCTGCATCTTCAACTGTCGGGGTAATCATTCCTCCGAGTATTCCAATGATTATTTTTGCAGGGCTGACGAATGCATCAGTTGGAGCTTTATTCTTGGGAGGAATTATTCCCGGCATTTTAATCGGTTTGGGTATGATGATTTTAATTTATGTGATAGCTGTTAAAAGAAACTATCCTAGAGATAAGCGCGTTGAAATGAAGAAATTGTTTACATTATTTTTAGATGCATTTCCAGCTTTATTAACACCTGTTATTATTATTGGAGGTATTATATCTGGTTTTTTTACCGCTACAGAAGCTGCGGCAGTAGCATCTATTTATACAGCAATTGTTTGTATGTTTTATTATAAAACATTAAAAATAAAAGATTTTCCAAAGATTTTATTTGATACACTGGCACTTAGCTCTTTGTCATTATTCGCTCTGGCAGCAGCCAGCGCTCTTGGAGAATTGATGAGCTATTATCAATTGGGAGCAACTGCACAAGCATTTTTCGAAAATAATATTGGTTCACAATGGTTATTTATCCTTATTATTATTGCGTTTTTCTTATTCATTGGTACATTTATGGATGCGATTCCAGCAATGATTCTGTTCGTACCTATTATATTGCCGACTGCTTTAGAATTCGGAATGGATCCGGTGCATCTAGGATTAATTATCATTATGACACTTGCGATTGGATTGATTACGCCGCCATATGGACTCTGTTTGCTGCTTGCAGCAAAAATAGGAAATATGTCGATAGAACGGTCCTTTGTGGCAGTCGTTCCATATATTGCAATTGTGTTGGTTGTTCTGTTATTTGTAGCTTTCTTCCCGGATATGGCGCTTTATATTCCTAAACTAATCAGTCCATCCTTATTTTAA